GCATGGAGTCTGACGGGATTAGTCGCCCTGTGCATCGGGCTGCAGCTTGGGGCGCAGCTCAGCATCAACGAATGGAACCGCAAGTTTTTCGACGCGCTCGAAAGCAAGAACGTCGAAGCGTTGAGTTGGGCGACGATCCTGTTGCCCGGCCTCGTCGCATTCAGCGGCCTCGCCATCAGCGGAACGCTCGTCGCGCGCATGACGTTGCAGACGCGCTGGCGAGAATGGCTCACTGAAAAACTCGCCGGCTGGTGGCTCGAGGACCAACGCTACTACCGTCTCGAGATCGCCGCAGCCGAGCAAACCTCGCCGGAATACCGGATCGCCAAGGACGTGCAACTTGCCGTCGAGCCGCTGGTCGAATTCGCCGTCGGCTTTTTGACGGCGCTGGCGACGGCATTGGCCTTCGTCGGGGTTCTGTGGACCGTTGGCGGCGCCCTGGAGCTTCATCTGCTTGGCGCGCGCCTCGTGTTGCCGGGATATCTCGGCTTCGCCGCGGTGGTTTATGCGACGATCGCCGGCGGCCTCGCCTACTTCGCCGGCCGTCCGCTGGTTCCGGCCGTTGCGCAGAAGAATGAAGCTGAAGCGCAGTTCCTCTCTGAACTCACACGGCTGAAGGAAAACGCGGAAAGCATTGCGCTCATTCGCGGCGACGCCGACGAATTGAGTTCTATCCTGCAGAACTATCGACGCGTCGTCACCGCCTGGATTCGCCAGATCCATCGCAACGGGGTCATCGCCACCGTGCAGAGCGCAAATGGCGCGCTGGTGCCGCTGATCCCGCTCGTGCTCGTCGCGCCCAAATATCTCACGGGCGCGCTCACGCTCGGCGCGGTCATGCAGCTTACCGCCGCCTTCGTCTCTGTGCAGATCGCCTTCAACTGGTTCATCGACAATTCGGTGCGCGTCGCGG
Above is a genomic segment from Methylocystis rosea containing:
- a CDS encoding ABC transporter ATP-binding protein/permease — translated: MNSQAIAANVAAEATRPARARWREFCALALGFWAGEQSRRAWSLTGLVALCIGLQLGAQLSINEWNRKFFDALESKNVEALSWATILLPGLVAFSGLAISGTLVARMTLQTRWREWLTEKLAGWWLEDQRYYRLEIAAAEQTSPEYRIAKDVQLAVEPLVEFAVGFLTALATALAFVGVLWTVGGALELHLLGARLVLPGYLGFAAVVYATIAGGLAYFAGRPLVPAVAQKNEAEAQFLSELTRLKENAESIALIRGDADELSSILQNYRRVVTAWIRQIHRNGVIATVQSANGALVPLIPLVLVAPKYLTGALTLGAVMQLTAAFVSVQIAFNWFIDNSVRVAEWMASANRVDELAEALESLDIAVIMEEKEFIDFGVSDDDTIHLEDLAVAHRNGRIVIAGANVVIPTGEKLLVAGPSGTGKSTLVRALAGLWPWGSGRILLPKDAHIAFVPQKPYIPLGALRQAMLYSISDKEITDDMLEGAMRRCGLGYLVKHLDEEQRWDQTLSGGERQRTAFVRLLLERPQIIIMDEATSALDEESQVSMLRLFNEDLAGATVISVGHRVGMEDFHDKKLVLERRPAGAHITSRKLQKSLWHLFDEAALH